ACATACCCATCAAGTATAAGTTCTTTAGCATTTGATCCACTTTCAACAAGATTTGCAAACTTTAAAAGTTGATCTAATTTTATATATTCACCTGTTATGTTTATTTCCATATTTCACCTCTCAATTAATTATACTAAATATGTTTAAATTTATCAATTAGAAAGAAAAGGGGCTGTTGCAATAA
This sequence is a window from Pseudostreptobacillus hongkongensis. Protein-coding genes within it:
- a CDS encoding RNA-binding S4 domain-containing protein, which produces MEINITGEYIKLDQLLKFANLVESGSNAKELILDGYVLVDGVVETRRGRKIYRGMKVELNGESIIVK